From one Sulfurovum sp. UBA12169 genomic stretch:
- a CDS encoding single-stranded DNA-binding protein → MYNKVILAGNLTRDIEIRYTQGGSVIGSTGIAVSRKFKSQTGEQKEETTFVDLTFFGRTAEIANQYLHKGGKVLVDGRLKLDQWTAQDGTKRSKHSVIVENLQMIGCRDDTQTNSGYGNAKAEEQYDAESRLATAPNGAPVVLDEPNDEIPF, encoded by the coding sequence ATGTACAACAAAGTTATTTTGGCAGGAAACCTTACCAGAGATATAGAGATCAGGTACACCCAAGGCGGTTCGGTTATTGGAAGTACGGGCATTGCAGTCAGTAGAAAATTCAAATCGCAAACGGGAGAACAAAAAGAAGAGACAACCTTTGTTGATCTTACCTTTTTCGGAAGAACTGCCGAAATAGCCAACCAGTATCTGCATAAGGGAGGCAAAGTTTTAGTAGATGGAAGATTAAAGCTTGACCAGTGGACAGCACAGGACGGCACAAAAAGAAGCAAACACTCCGTGATCGTAGAAAACCTGCAAATGATTGGCTGCAGAGACGATACGCAGACCAATAGCGGATACGGAAATGCAAAGGCGGAAGAACAGTATGATGCGGAAAGCCGGTTAGCCACTGCTCCCAACGGTGCGCCTGTGGTGTTGGATGAGCCTAATGATGAGATACCGTTTTAG
- the dnaG gene encoding DNA primase has protein sequence MPITNESKEALKSSVDIVDVISDYIELKKNGANFKACCPFHGEKTPSFVVSPSKQIYHCFGCGAGGDVFKFVQEMDKLEFTEAVEKIASRFNFTLHYTDDNGARKDYDRTMETMTRYYAQQLREEDMRYLSGRGMHAKTMREWELGYAPSTKKQMHDLGAMMLPPDELLELGITVEKQGRISAKFWDRLMFPIRDHRGKAVGYSGRTLQPGGVPKYMNSPQTPLFDKSRILFGYDKAKEHIYAKKFVIIMEGQLDVILSRQCGIQTAVATQGTALTEHHLPLLSKPNAKVILAYDGDKAGRAAAFKAAVMLSTKGFDGGVVLFPEGEDAASMVAAGKEEVLKQLLKNRTDFVRFCLQSYASGYDLGEPHGKSQALKACVAYLKSIKNDIIAQEYVGFLSSLLGIDRVHIRMDGSAAPPASVSSAKASAEDLLLYTMYMRPGMVDAAVDVADDEVWSNQTCYRALLSGVRDEAVYAPVTMKEGLAVLDDKQFYAVLRVKQKSYLQTLKARLQANGAGIDEILAVNERMKGL, from the coding sequence ATGCCAATAACAAACGAGTCAAAAGAAGCACTAAAGAGCTCTGTAGATATCGTCGATGTGATAAGCGATTATATAGAGTTGAAAAAGAACGGGGCGAATTTTAAGGCGTGCTGTCCCTTTCATGGAGAAAAAACACCCTCTTTTGTGGTAAGTCCTTCCAAGCAGATCTACCACTGCTTTGGGTGCGGCGCCGGCGGCGATGTGTTCAAGTTCGTGCAGGAGATGGACAAGCTTGAGTTTACCGAGGCGGTAGAGAAGATCGCTTCGCGCTTCAACTTCACGCTGCACTATACCGACGACAACGGTGCGCGCAAGGACTACGACCGCACCATGGAGACTATGACGCGCTATTATGCGCAGCAGCTTCGCGAGGAGGATATGCGGTATCTTTCCGGCAGGGGCATGCACGCAAAAACGATGCGGGAGTGGGAGCTTGGCTATGCGCCTTCTACAAAAAAACAGATGCATGATCTCGGTGCGATGATGCTGCCGCCTGACGAGCTGCTGGAGCTTGGGATCACAGTGGAGAAGCAGGGGCGCATCAGCGCGAAATTCTGGGACCGCCTCATGTTCCCCATACGAGACCACCGGGGCAAGGCGGTGGGCTACAGCGGACGCACACTGCAACCAGGCGGCGTGCCAAAATACATGAACTCCCCGCAGACGCCGCTCTTTGACAAGTCGCGCATACTCTTTGGGTACGACAAGGCAAAAGAGCATATCTATGCAAAGAAGTTTGTCATCATCATGGAGGGGCAGCTGGACGTGATCCTCTCCCGTCAGTGCGGCATACAGACCGCCGTGGCGACGCAGGGAACGGCGCTGACGGAACACCACTTGCCGCTACTGTCAAAACCGAACGCAAAAGTGATACTCGCATACGACGGAGACAAAGCAGGGCGCGCTGCCGCGTTCAAGGCCGCTGTGATGCTGAGTACGAAAGGATTTGACGGTGGCGTGGTGTTGTTTCCTGAAGGAGAAGATGCTGCTTCCATGGTGGCGGCCGGAAAAGAAGAAGTTCTCAAACAGCTGCTCAAGAACAGAACAGACTTTGTGCGTTTCTGCCTTCAGTCGTATGCGTCCGGATACGATCTTGGAGAGCCGCACGGCAAAAGCCAGGCGCTAAAGGCATGCGTCGCATACCTAAAAAGTATCAAAAATGACATCATCGCGCAGGAGTATGTAGGGTTTCTTTCTTCGCTGCTGGGCATCGATAGGGTACACATCAGGATGGACGGCAGCGCAGCGCCTCCCGCATCTGTCTCTAGCGCAAAAGCAAGCGCAGAGGATCTGCTGCTGTACACGATGTATATGCGTCCGGGCATGGTGGATGCCGCTGTCGATGTAGCGGACGATGAAGTATGGAGTAACCAGACATGCTATCGTGCGCTGCTCTCAGGGGTACGAGACGAAGCGGTTTACGCGCCAGTCACTATGAAAGAGGGCTTGGCGGTGCTGGATGACAAACAGTTCTACGCGGTGCTGAGGGTGAAGCAGAAAAGCTACCTGCAAACGCTCAAAGCCAGACTACAGGCAAACGGAGCGGGTATCGATGAGATACTTGCGGTGAATGAGAGGATGAAAGGGTTGTGA
- a CDS encoding transcriptional regulator, whose translation MNDKIEEQKPPYGGNIVKDTAKELGMTQKELAAYMGVGENTIGNWSRGVVDTPEWAIKMFNLLKIEKKFNTIKQIIGDELNK comes from the coding sequence ATGAATGACAAGATTGAAGAACAAAAGCCGCCGTACGGCGGTAATATCGTCAAGGATACGGCTAAAGAGCTGGGGATGACGCAGAAGGAGTTGGCAGCATATATGGGAGTAGGGGAAAACACTATTGGAAATTGGTCAAGAGGTGTTGTGGATACTCCAGAATGGGCAATAAAGATGTTTAATCTTCTTAAAATAGAGAAAAAATTCAACACAATAAAACAAATAATTGGTGATGAACTTAACAAATAA